Part of the Methanobacterium sp. Maddingley MBC34 genome, ATAATCGATTTGTGGATTGATTTAAACTGGAATCGTAATAAGTTCCAGTTTAAAAATATCTTAAGAATAAATGGATGGTTATTAAAACTCTTCCATATTGGATATGTCCATTAACATTTCCACTGCTTTGGCTTCTACAGATATTCCTGCTTCTTTAATGGCCGCTATAGGATTTAAACCACCTGGTGCAACTATGCCCACATGGTAACGATCTACCTTGGCATTGTAGATCAGTTCACTGGGTTTACCCACTTTTAGGATGGAAAAACCAGCTTCTTCTGTTTCATCCAGAACATCCAGGGTTTCTGGCCGGGCAACATATGGAATTTCCCTTAAACTGGCTAAAATTCTCCCATCTTTTTTTAAAGACTTATTCACCGAGGTTAATCCCTTTGATAAGTATATTTCATGAGGATCCAGGGATGATCCATTATAGGCTGTTAGTTCAATAAACCGTGGTGATTTACCTCCAGTTTCCAGAATACCTCCGTACTGTGGTGTGGAGGCAATACCATTCTTGGTGAGTATGCCGTCGATGGTTAGACTGCAAATCGTGGCCAGACCTTTTTTACCATCTGGTCCAGGAAGTATTTGGAAGTATTTACTGCTACAGTACTCTGGACGGGATGCCATAACCCGGTCAAATATTTTAAGCCCTTCTTCCAAGTCTTCTTCCTTCAAATAGGACACATTTACAATTACATGTCCTTCAACGCTTTCTGGGTCAAAATCCACTTTATGTATGAGGTTCCATGCCTTGGAAAGGAGGAATTTGACCTTTTCACCCTGTTCAGCACCTGTTTTTTTGATTACATTTTGGGGCTTGGCTATTTGTTCCATTTCTGAGAATTCAACGGCGTTTTCAGCCATTTTAATGTCCACATCATAGTCTGCTTCTTTGGCAGCACATAATGGTGAAATACCACCGATTACTGCAATACCCACCATGTCTTTATCCACTGGAATGCCCAGGACAGATTCACCAGGGTTACCAATCTTCAAAAGCCCGGATACTCCTATTTTCTGGAGATTTTTGAATAATTTAAGAGCATCTTCACGTGCAGTGGCTGGTATTAATCTGAAGTTGGCGGGAATGTTTCCGCTACCTGAATCTACTAATTTTAAAACTGAGGTCATCTCATTGTCGGTGAATGCTTCCAGGGGTGTCATGGAAGTCTTTTTATAAGCGATTAGTTCTGTGAAAGTTTGGGGGACGTGATCTATTACTTCCACCAATCCTCCAAACTTGGGGACTACGGGGATGCCTGCTTTAAGGATCATACCATCTATGGTTGTTCCGCAGATGGTTTCCATCACCATTTGGCCTTCATCATCCTCAGTGGTAGGGGTGATGATCTTAACGTAGGGACTTACTGCCACTCCCTTATTGAAGATATTTTTAATGATGCCCATTATTTCTTCATCATAGTTGAAGGTTGAGGAGTTTACCACCACTTTCCCTAAGCCGGTTGTGGGATTCAGGGTGGTCTGGTACATCATATCTTCAAATTTAGCGAAAATAAAATCAACCTGATCGTAGATGAGACCTTTTTCGAGTTCTTTAATACCTTCGGGGGTTATTCGTCTTCCCGCATATCCTATTCTCTCGGTGAATCCTTTTTCATCTAAAATTCGCATGTGATATCGCACTGCTCTTTCACCCAGGTCGTATCCCTTCTTGCGGAGCTCTTCAGCTATGGTTTTTGCCCCTAAGACCTCGCTTCTGTCTGCCAGGATCCTCAGGATCTCCATCATCTTACGATCAGTTTCCTGTGGCATCTATTCACCCTTCTATTTTAGTATCAGTATAATTCTTCAGTTTTAAGGAAATCTTATTTCTATTTTATAATAATCCTAGTTTCATTTATGAATTATAGTATTTTAATCCAATTATAAATTTAAGAATGTTATTTTTAATTATTGAGATTGATTTTAAATACTTATGGTTAAAATTCGGGATGCGAAACTTCTGGATATCAATGACTTCTGGATATTAATGTGTATATGGAATGAAAAATAAAAGAAAAAAAGAAATAAGTAGGGAGTTTAGATCTGCAAGTATTTTTCCAGTTCGTACTGGAATACCTGAATCCGGTAATCGTCCCATTCTTTTCTTTTTAAATCCATGAACTGACTGTAGACATGGTCTCCCAGGGATGATTTAACCACTTCATCTTTTTCAAGTGCGTGGTATGCTTCCCATAGGCTGGACGGCAGGGTGTCAATTCCCATTGGTGCCAATTCTTCTGGGCTTAATTCAAATACATCGATTTCAGTTGGTTCTCCAGGGTGGATTTTGTTGTTGATACCGTCCATACCTGCTTCTAGCATGGCTGCGAAGGCCAGGTAGGGGTTACAGGATGGGTCTGGGCATCTGAATTCTACTCTGGTTCCGTTACCACGGG contains:
- a CDS encoding hypothetical protein (PFAM: Domain of unknown function DUF128; Ribonuclease R winged-helix domain) yields the protein MPQETDRKMMEILRILADRSEVLGAKTIAEELRKKGYDLGERAVRYHMRILDEKGFTERIGYAGRRITPEGIKELEKGLIYDQVDFIFAKFEDMMYQTTLNPTTGLGKVVVNSSTFNYDEEIMGIIKNIFNKGVAVSPYVKIITPTTEDDEGQMVMETICGTTIDGMILKAGIPVVPKFGGLVEVIDHVPQTFTELIAYKKTSMTPLEAFTDNEMTSVLKLVDSGSGNIPANFRLIPATAREDALKLFKNLQKIGVSGLLKIGNPGESVLGIPVDKDMVGIAVIGGISPLCAAKEADYDVDIKMAENAVEFSEMEQIAKPQNVIKKTGAEQGEKVKFLLSKAWNLIHKVDFDPESVEGHVIVNVSYLKEEDLEEGLKIFDRVMASRPEYCSSKYFQILPGPDGKKGLATICSLTIDGILTKNGIASTPQYGGILETGGKSPRFIELTAYNGSSLDPHEIYLSKGLTSVNKSLKKDGRILASLREIPYVARPETLDVLDETEEAGFSILKVGKPSELIYNAKVDRYHVGIVAPGGLNPIAAIKEAGISVEAKAVEMLMDISNMEEF